From a single Lolium rigidum isolate FL_2022 chromosome 7, APGP_CSIRO_Lrig_0.1, whole genome shotgun sequence genomic region:
- the LOC124673845 gene encoding uncharacterized protein LOC124673845 isoform X5 → MAKEGAGGGPDWNGLLKWSLAHGGDGTTPSRALSEEDRKWFMEAMQANTIDVVGRMKEIAQVMKTPDDVLQSHGVTTENIEDMLDELQEHVESIDMANDVCRVRVAGRIWPKNADELAQGADFDNIVELQPEVLFILNKICALSSTYYTSSEIVT, encoded by the exons ATGGCCAAGGAAGGAGCGGGGGGAGGGCCCGACTGGAACGGCCTGCTCAAGTGGAGCCTCGCCCACGGCGGCGACGGCACCACCCCTTCGCGCGCGCTCAG CGAGGAGGACAGGAAATGGTTCATGGAGGCGATGCAGGCGAATACAATCGATGTTGTCGGCAGGATGAAGGAGATCGCCCAGGTGATGAAAACCCCTGATGATGTGTTGCAGTCTCACGGCGTGACTACAGAGAACATTGAAG ATATGTTGGATGAGTTACAAGAGCACGTGGAATCCATTGATATGGCAAATG ATGTGTGCAGAGTAAGGGTCGCGGGAAGGATCTGGCCGAAGAACGCCGATGAACTTGCTCAGGGCGCCGACTTCGATAATATTGTGGAGTTGCAGCCTGAG GTTCTGTTTATACTCAACAAAATCTGTGCACTTAGCAGCACCTATTATACATCTTCAGAAATCGTAACCTAG
- the LOC124673845 gene encoding uncharacterized protein LOC124673845 isoform X6 produces the protein MAKEGAGGGPDWNGLLKWSLAHGGDGTTPSRALSEEDRKWFMEAMQANTIDVVGRMKEIAQVMKTPDDVLQSHGVTTENIEDMLDELQEHVESIDMANDVCRVRVAGRIWPKNADELAQGADFDNIVELQPE, from the exons ATGGCCAAGGAAGGAGCGGGGGGAGGGCCCGACTGGAACGGCCTGCTCAAGTGGAGCCTCGCCCACGGCGGCGACGGCACCACCCCTTCGCGCGCGCTCAG CGAGGAGGACAGGAAATGGTTCATGGAGGCGATGCAGGCGAATACAATCGATGTTGTCGGCAGGATGAAGGAGATCGCCCAGGTGATGAAAACCCCTGATGATGTGTTGCAGTCTCACGGCGTGACTACAGAGAACATTGAAG ATATGTTGGATGAGTTACAAGAGCACGTGGAATCCATTGATATGGCAAATG ATGTGTGCAGAGTAAGGGTCGCGGGAAGGATCTGGCCGAAGAACGCCGATGAACTTGCTCAGGGCGCCGACTTCGATAATATTGTGGAGTTGCAGCCTGAG